In one Candidatus Reconcilbacillus cellulovorans genomic region, the following are encoded:
- a CDS encoding conjugal transfer protein TraC, whose product MAKVLAKKNKTQHTPQTTALLDILSPPAIQFHPRHFVFGDQYQTVLGVFDYPTKIEEPAWLSQIATLPGVVLSIHVRPTDSFSLVESIKKETGLIQAQIINNNNPAVVQMYTDKLEDAKKLLAKIDSEQQSVMYLTALILITANDLDELNQRKKFVESKLAGSGMRGRSPMLRQEEALKSVAPFKILDPKISSMTDRNMPVETVAASYPFVYSGINDGDGVLFGTDKSGGIVLVDFWTRSGSRTNSNITIMGRPGVGKSTSVKKILANEYARGTKIIILDPEREYRDLCLRLRGDWIDCGGGERGRINPLQVRFVPADDDDEEDKLYSDQISSRGPLSLHFQTLRTFFSLYLKDITKVQFGLLEIALEEVYKMKGITWSTDSRTIPNDGWPTLPDLYFFIDKKSQEPGADPNWRELATLLRSSAVGADQALWSGPTTIQADSDFVVLDIHNLLEADESIRRAQMFNILTWAWNKIAEDRTQRVLLAVDEAYLLVDPETPQALQFLRNTSKRIRKYEGGLIVITHNMVDFMDPAVQRYGQALIDNPVYKLIMGQGEKDVEALTKLMNLSEREVQTLLEGKRGEALFVAGNRRIHAKIDISPFEHELFGAGGGR is encoded by the coding sequence ATGGCCAAAGTCCTTGCGAAGAAAAACAAGACGCAGCACACGCCACAGACAACGGCACTTCTTGATATATTAAGTCCGCCTGCCATCCAGTTTCATCCGCGGCATTTTGTTTTCGGTGATCAGTATCAGACGGTTCTTGGCGTCTTTGATTATCCTACGAAAATCGAAGAGCCTGCGTGGCTTTCGCAGATTGCCACGCTTCCGGGAGTCGTTCTGTCCATTCATGTTCGTCCAACCGATTCGTTCAGCCTTGTAGAGTCAATCAAAAAAGAAACCGGCCTAATTCAAGCTCAAATTATCAATAATAACAACCCTGCTGTTGTTCAGATGTACACGGACAAGCTTGAGGATGCCAAAAAGTTGCTCGCCAAGATCGACAGCGAGCAGCAAAGCGTTATGTATTTGACTGCGCTCATCCTCATTACCGCAAATGATCTTGATGAGTTGAACCAGCGAAAGAAATTTGTTGAATCCAAGTTGGCAGGATCCGGGATGCGGGGAAGAAGCCCGATGCTTCGCCAGGAAGAGGCGCTCAAAAGTGTTGCGCCGTTTAAAATCCTTGACCCCAAAATATCGAGTATGACGGACCGCAATATGCCGGTTGAAACTGTTGCAGCTTCGTATCCCTTTGTGTACTCCGGTATCAACGATGGCGACGGCGTGCTTTTTGGAACCGACAAATCTGGCGGCATCGTACTCGTTGATTTTTGGACGAGATCCGGCAGCCGGACCAACAGCAACATAACCATCATGGGGCGGCCCGGTGTGGGGAAATCCACCTCAGTCAAAAAGATTCTCGCCAATGAATACGCGCGAGGAACAAAGATTATCATCCTCGATCCCGAGCGTGAATATCGTGATCTGTGTCTGCGTCTACGCGGCGACTGGATTGACTGCGGCGGCGGGGAAAGGGGGCGTATCAATCCCCTTCAGGTCCGGTTTGTGCCCGCGGATGATGACGATGAAGAAGATAAATTGTATTCGGATCAAATTTCATCCCGAGGCCCGTTATCGCTTCATTTCCAAACGCTTCGGACCTTCTTTTCGCTTTATTTGAAGGACATCACCAAGGTACAGTTTGGTCTTTTGGAAATTGCTCTTGAGGAAGTCTACAAAATGAAGGGCATCACCTGGAGCACGGATTCGCGGACAATTCCGAATGACGGATGGCCGACCCTGCCCGACCTTTATTTTTTCATTGATAAAAAATCTCAAGAGCCAGGGGCCGATCCCAACTGGCGAGAACTGGCAACACTTCTGCGTTCTTCAGCTGTTGGTGCGGACCAAGCCCTTTGGTCTGGACCGACAACCATCCAGGCTGATAGTGATTTTGTGGTGCTTGATATTCACAACCTGCTGGAAGCTGACGAATCGATACGCCGGGCGCAGATGTTTAATATTTTGACCTGGGCCTGGAACAAAATTGCGGAGGACCGAACGCAGCGCGTACTGCTTGCCGTGGACGAAGCGTATTTGCTCGTCGATCCGGAAACGCCGCAGGCGCTTCAATTCCTTCGTAATACGAGCAAACGGATCCGCAAATATGAGGGCGGACTGATTGTTATCACGCACAATATGGTAGACTTCATGGATCCGGCCGTTCAGCGCTATGGACAAGCCCTCATTGACAATCCTGTTTATAAGCTGATTATGGGCCAAGGTGAAAAGGATGTTGAGGCGCTGACCAAACTCATGAACCTGTCGGAACGAGAGGTTCAAACGCTGCTTGAAGGCAAAAGGGGCGAAGCGCTCTTTGTAGCTGGAAACCGTCGCATACATGCGAAAATTGACATATCGCCGTTTGAGCATGAGCTCTTTGGTGCAGGCGGTGGCCGCTAA